In one window of Saprospiraceae bacterium DNA:
- a CDS encoding AAA family ATPase produces the protein MITDIKILNFRSIQDDTIHLEPLTIIVGANSTGKSNLIKCLDFISDIVQFGIHDAVYKRGGFNEILPKKLKKLAGLEIYFKINIELDAPSNWPPEFGKLIANYELGIEQLRNGKLKIKRESLELNSITLLAHFLQKRWNSKENKEKIDIKFSKLEAYQKSFLRIFRIKLNKLGVETNINFENEEYDLFINWIGLKGIFDRQKDDKENILFKKILTNLINAVRPGGKNEELPILSLDRVLFGISPHLRKLVKELDSISRYDLFINELRQEQVISNSDKVSITGDNIPSVVKSFVNDQKEAWERISRTMSNISPYFQAVHSKSLRAGKEYLVFEEVFNGRPIESWEASDGTLRALAILLCIESHKEGSTILIEEPEHGLHPWAVKDLMKHIKETITLKDIQLIITTHSQQVLECIEFNEVLITERDEEGTVYTTIPKIVPNYDKITMGEIGELWTKGLLKGVPTSF, from the coding sequence ATGATAACAGACATCAAAATACTTAACTTCAGAAGTATCCAAGATGACACTATACATCTTGAACCTTTAACGATAATAGTTGGAGCAAATTCTACAGGAAAAAGTAATCTTATTAAATGTTTAGATTTTATATCGGATATAGTCCAATTTGGTATTCATGACGCAGTTTATAAACGTGGAGGGTTTAATGAAATTCTGCCTAAGAAGCTGAAAAAGTTAGCTGGCCTTGAAATTTATTTCAAGATAAATATTGAATTAGATGCTCCTAGTAATTGGCCGCCGGAATTCGGGAAATTAATAGCAAACTACGAGCTGGGTATTGAGCAATTAAGAAATGGAAAACTAAAAATAAAAAGAGAGTCATTAGAACTTAATTCAATTACGCTTTTGGCTCATTTCTTACAAAAAAGGTGGAATTCAAAAGAAAACAAAGAGAAGATAGACATAAAATTTTCCAAGCTTGAGGCATATCAAAAATCATTTCTTCGAATATTTCGAATAAAGTTGAATAAGTTGGGAGTAGAAACGAATATCAATTTTGAAAATGAAGAGTACGACCTTTTCATTAACTGGATTGGATTAAAAGGAATATTTGACCGTCAAAAAGATGATAAAGAAAATATCCTATTTAAAAAAATACTTACCAATTTAATAAACGCAGTTCGTCCCGGCGGCAAAAATGAAGAATTGCCAATTCTATCATTAGACAGAGTATTGTTTGGAATTAGTCCACATCTTCGTAAGTTAGTTAAAGAGCTTGACTCGATAAGTAGATATGATCTTTTTATAAATGAACTCAGACAAGAGCAAGTTATTTCAAATTCTGATAAAGTATCAATAACAGGGGATAACATTCCATCAGTTGTAAAATCGTTTGTGAATGATCAAAAAGAAGCATGGGAAAGAATCTCCAGAACAATGTCGAATATTTCTCCCTATTTCCAAGCTGTACATTCAAAAAGTTTAAGGGCAGGTAAGGAGTATTTAGTTTTCGAAGAAGTCTTTAATGGAAGACCAATTGAATCTTGGGAAGCTTCTGATGGAACACTTAGAGCTTTAGCTATTCTACTTTGCATTGAATCTCATAAAGAAGGCTCAACAATTTTAATTGAAGAACCAGAACACGGATTGCATCCTTGGGCAGTTAAAGACCTTATGAAACACATAAAAGAAACGATAACCTTAAAGGATATTCAATTAATTATAACAACCCACTCACAACAGGTACTGGAATGTATTGAATTCAATGAAGTATTAATAACTGAAAGAGATGAAGAAGGAACGGTTTATACGACGATTCCGAAGATTGTGCCAAATTATGATAAAATAACTATGGGAGAAATTGGGGAATTGTGGACTAAAGGATTATTGAAAGGAGTACCAACAAGCTTTTAA
- a CDS encoding IS1182 family transposase — protein MRYIQGADRCQVFLFSENLDQIVSLDNEVRLIDLFVESIKMDDFHFKMHHNTEGRPPYDPKDLLKLFIYGYLNSIRSSRVLEKECKRNVEVMWLLKQLNPDHNTISNFRRDNEKAIRKVFRYTVSIAKEFELIGGKLIAGDSTKFRAQNSKKNNFNQKKITQHLEYIDNKLSQYTRELANSDEDNKELIQSHIEKHNSRKQFYHELSVQLEQSGEVQISTSDPDSRQLITRNNITEVAYNVQTTVDDQNKLVLDYKVSNSNDSKAMGGMLRRAQVVLQSNEFTALYDKGYHTGSELKTAIDRNIEVMVAIPDVSSASMAPNPAYNVSQFIYDTESHSYTCPQGQLLTTNGHWYKKDRNAPGRKKNAAIRVQHFKTAACKQCPLINSCTKNTRGRGRVIERTEYQNYVDQNKKNIESKPEIYKKRQAIIEHTYGIIKRQWGFYYITTKRGIKRASADVGLMFTAFNLRRLFNILDKNELKVFLRALAIKLIAWKTSFKLLGSCIFIAPKLSCSKTSNNIIQ, from the coding sequence ATGAGATACATACAAGGAGCAGATCGTTGTCAAGTCTTCTTATTTTCAGAAAATCTGGATCAGATCGTAAGTCTTGACAATGAAGTCAGGTTGATAGACCTGTTTGTGGAAAGCATTAAAATGGATGATTTTCATTTTAAAATGCATCACAACACTGAAGGGCGTCCGCCTTACGACCCCAAGGACCTGCTTAAACTTTTTATTTATGGCTACCTGAATAGCATTCGTTCTTCTCGAGTGTTGGAAAAGGAATGTAAGCGAAACGTAGAAGTAATGTGGCTGCTCAAACAGCTTAATCCCGATCACAACACCATCAGTAACTTCAGGCGTGATAATGAAAAAGCCATACGCAAAGTTTTTCGTTACACGGTAAGTATTGCAAAAGAGTTTGAACTCATCGGTGGAAAACTCATCGCTGGAGACAGCACCAAGTTTCGAGCCCAGAACAGTAAGAAAAACAATTTCAATCAAAAGAAAATAACTCAACACCTCGAGTACATTGACAATAAACTAAGTCAATACACCAGAGAACTTGCCAATTCAGATGAAGACAACAAGGAATTGATTCAGTCTCACATAGAAAAACACAACAGCAGAAAGCAGTTTTATCACGAACTCTCTGTTCAATTGGAGCAAAGCGGAGAAGTGCAGATATCCACATCAGATCCCGACAGCCGACAGCTCATTACCCGCAACAACATTACCGAAGTAGCCTACAATGTTCAGACTACCGTCGACGATCAAAACAAACTTGTCCTGGATTATAAAGTAAGCAACAGCAATGACAGTAAAGCCATGGGCGGAATGTTGCGGAGGGCACAAGTCGTATTACAAAGCAATGAATTTACAGCCCTGTACGACAAAGGTTATCACACCGGCAGTGAACTCAAAACGGCCATTGATCGGAACATTGAAGTGATGGTAGCCATTCCTGATGTTTCATCGGCATCCATGGCTCCCAATCCGGCCTATAATGTTTCTCAATTTATTTATGATACAGAAAGCCACTCTTATACCTGTCCTCAGGGACAACTATTGACTACTAATGGCCATTGGTACAAAAAAGACCGCAATGCTCCCGGAAGAAAAAAGAATGCAGCCATACGGGTCCAACATTTTAAGACCGCAGCTTGTAAGCAATGCCCACTAATTAATTCCTGTACGAAGAACACCCGAGGAAGAGGTCGTGTAATTGAACGAACTGAGTATCAAAATTACGTTGATCAAAATAAGAAAAACATTGAATCCAAGCCAGAGATATACAAGAAACGACAAGCCATTATCGAACATACTTACGGTATCATCAAACGCCAATGGGGTTTTTATTACATCACTACAAAACGAGGTATAAAACGTGCAAGTGCCGATGTTGGACTGATGTTCACAGCCTTTAACCTGCGAAGATTATTCAACATTCTCGATAAAAATGAGCTCAAAGTGTTCCTCAGGGCACTTGCAATTAAATTAATTGCCTGGAAAACGTCTTTTAAGCTCCTAGGAAGCTGCATTTTTATTGCCCCAAAACTTTCTTGCTCAAAGACATCAAATAATATCATCCAGTAA
- a CDS encoding tyrosine-type recombinase/integrase, which yields MKIICFNLLIEGQERIALRPDHFDKSCNDLIRKIGQARWSPIERCWHIPKLPEYWSRCKRLLRDHELIIYKGDNEQKKEEPLTEALQACWDKMYTTLMVKRYSLNTVKSYSHCFHYFLRACKDKHPDLWELPDLKCWLRSELEKHKWSESHQNSMVNAIKFYFEKCLGMEKEFWEIRPRKAKKLPGTLSREDITAMINETENLKHRTILALIYSCGLRISEAIKLRKREIDFDSRRIFIVAAKVKKDRYVSLSQKIQSLLTEYINEYKCDYWLFEGQSGGQYSARSIQMMFHRQLEKAGVEAYATVHTLRHSFATHLQESGVDLRFIQKVLGHESIKTTEIYTHITHMDYRKVKNPLDDMDIRF from the coding sequence ATGAAAATAATTTGCTTTAATCTTCTAATTGAAGGTCAGGAACGAATCGCTTTGCGGCCAGATCATTTTGATAAATCCTGCAATGATCTTATTCGCAAAATCGGGCAAGCAAGATGGAGCCCGATAGAACGATGTTGGCATATCCCTAAACTGCCGGAATATTGGAGTCGATGTAAAAGATTGTTAAGAGACCATGAGCTGATAATATATAAAGGCGATAACGAACAAAAAAAAGAGGAACCCCTCACAGAAGCCCTACAAGCTTGTTGGGATAAGATGTATACAACTTTGATGGTAAAACGGTATAGCCTAAACACGGTTAAGAGCTATAGTCATTGCTTCCATTATTTTCTCCGAGCTTGTAAGGATAAACATCCTGATCTATGGGAATTACCTGATCTGAAATGCTGGTTACGTTCTGAACTTGAAAAGCATAAATGGTCTGAATCTCACCAAAATTCAATGGTAAATGCTATCAAGTTTTATTTTGAAAAATGCCTGGGAATGGAAAAAGAATTTTGGGAAATAAGACCTCGAAAAGCCAAGAAACTTCCAGGCACACTGAGCAGGGAAGACATAACAGCAATGATAAATGAAACAGAAAATTTAAAGCACAGAACCATATTGGCGCTCATCTATTCTTGTGGTCTTAGAATCAGTGAAGCTATTAAATTAAGAAAAAGGGAAATCGATTTTGATTCCAGGCGTATATTTATCGTGGCTGCCAAGGTCAAGAAGGATAGGTATGTAAGCTTGAGTCAAAAGATCCAAAGTCTCTTAACTGAATATATAAATGAGTATAAGTGTGATTATTGGTTATTTGAAGGTCAAAGTGGCGGCCAATACAGTGCCAGAAGCATCCAAATGATGTTTCATCGCCAATTGGAAAAAGCCGGAGTGGAAGCCTATGCGACCGTACATACGTTGAGGCATTCCTTTGCAACACATTTGCAGGAAAGTGGTGTTGACCTTCGGTTTATACAAAAGGTGCTGGGGCACGAGTCTATTAAAACGACAGAGATATATACACATATTACGCATATGGATTATAGGAAAGTTAAGAACCCATTAGATGACATGGATATTCGCTTTTAA
- a CDS encoding dodecin domain-containing protein — MSVLKVIEIMSSSKKSWQDAADLGVAKAAKTLKNIKSAWVQDQSVSIDKGKIKEYRVTLKLTFELEK; from the coding sequence ATGAGCGTACTGAAAGTCATCGAAATCATGTCTTCTTCTAAAAAATCCTGGCAGGATGCCGCAGATCTGGGCGTGGCCAAAGCAGCCAAAACCTTAAAAAATATCAAATCGGCATGGGTCCAGGATCAATCGGTTTCCATCGATAAAGGAAAAATAAAAGAATACAGAGTAACCCTCAAACTTACCTTCGAATTGGAAAAATAA